The Burkholderiales bacterium genome contains a region encoding:
- a CDS encoding phosphoribosyltransferase — MFRNRIEAADRLAQRLSAYEGRHPLVLAIPRGAVPMAKRIADTLGGEVDVVLVRKLGAPGNPEFAIGAVDETGWTYIADYAASVGATPEYIEREKARQMAIMRERRALYTPVRPPIDPRGRIVIVVDDGLATGATMISALHALRAKQPQKLICAVPVAPPETVEKVRPWCDEMVCLETPYDFYAVGQFYLEFPQVSDEEVMAILRQSSASGETQA; from the coding sequence ATGTTCCGCAACCGTATCGAGGCCGCCGACCGCCTGGCGCAAAGGCTTTCCGCCTATGAGGGGCGCCATCCCCTGGTGCTCGCCATTCCCCGCGGGGCCGTGCCCATGGCCAAACGCATCGCCGATACCCTGGGGGGTGAAGTGGACGTGGTGCTGGTGAGAAAGCTGGGCGCACCGGGGAATCCCGAATTCGCCATCGGCGCTGTGGACGAAACGGGCTGGACCTACATCGCCGATTATGCGGCGTCGGTGGGCGCCACCCCGGAGTACATCGAAAGGGAGAAGGCCCGCCAGATGGCCATCATGCGCGAGCGGCGCGCCCTGTACACGCCGGTGCGGCCGCCCATCGATCCCCGGGGGCGCATCGTCATCGTGGTGGACGATGGGCTGGCCACCGGCGCCACCATGATCTCGGCCTTGCACGCCCTGCGCGCGAAGCAACCGCAGAAGCTCATCTGTGCGGTGCCCGTGGCGCCGCCGGAAACCGTGGAAAAGGTGCGGCCCTGGTGTGACGAAATGGTCTGCCTGGAAACCCCATACGATTTCTACGCCGTGGGGCAGTTTTATCTGGAATTCCCGCAGGTGAGCGATGAGGAGGTGATGGCCATCCTCCGCCAGAGTAGCGCCTCCGGGGAAACCCAGGCGTGA